A stretch of Triticum aestivum cultivar Chinese Spring chromosome 1D, IWGSC CS RefSeq v2.1, whole genome shotgun sequence DNA encodes these proteins:
- the LOC123172131 gene encoding peroxidase 1-like codes for MASRAATMVALLLAAVAATCARAQLHDKFYSESCPSVEDVVRKEMVRALSLAPSLAGPLLRMHFHDCFVRGCDGSVLLDSANKTAEKDAQPNQTLRGFGFVERVKAAVEKACPDTVSCADILALIARDAVWLSKGPFWTVPLGRRDGSVSISNETDALPPPTSNFTVLTQLFAAVNLDAKDLVVLSAGHTIGTSHCFSFSDRLYNFTGMENPSDIDPTLEPQYMMRLKSKCASLNDNTTLVEMDPGSFKTFDTDYFKLVSKRRGLFHSDGALLTDPFTRAYVQRHATGTFKDEFFADFAASMIKMGNANPLTGSQG; via the exons ATGGCGTCCAGGGCTGCGACGATGGTGGCGCTGCTgctcgcggcggtggcggcgacgtgCGCACGGGCGCAGCTGCACGACAAGTTCTACAGCGAGTCGTGCCCCAGCGTGGAGGACGTCGTGAGGAAGGAGATGGTGAGGGCGCTGTCACTGGCGCCCAGCCTCGCCGGGCCGCTCCTCCGGATgcacttccacgactgcttcgtcagG GGGTGCGACGGCTCGGTTCTGCTGGACTCGGCCAACAAGACGGCGGAGAAGGACGCGCAGCCGAACCAGACGCTGCGAGGCTTCGGCTTTGTCGAGAGggtgaaggccgcggtggagaAGGCCTGCCCCGACACCGTCTCCTGCGCTGACATCCTCGCCCTCATTGCCAGGGACGCAGTATGGCTG AGCAAGGGTCCATTCTGGACAGTTCCTCTCGGCCGGCGAGACGGCAGCGTGTCCATTTCCAACGAGACCGACGCTCTGCCACCCCCGACCTCCAACTTCACCGTGCTCACCCAGCTCTTCGCCGCCGTGAACCTCGACGCAAAGGACCTTGTCGTCTTGTCCGCCGGGCACACCATCGGGAcgtcgcactgcttctccttctCCGACCGGCTCTACAACTTCACCGGCATGGAGAACCCCAGCGACATCGACCCCACACTGGAGCCGCAGTACATGATGCGGCTAAAGAGCAAGTGTGCCAGCCTCAACGACAACACCACCCTCGTGGAGATGGACCCCGGTAGCTTCAAGACCTTCGACACTGACTACTTCAAGCTGGTGAGCAAGCGGCGGGGCCTCTTCCACTCCGACGGCGCCCTCCTCACCGACCCGTTCACCCGTGCCTACGTCCAGCGCCATGCCACCGGGACCTTCAAGGACGAGTTCTTCGCCGACTTCGCCGCCTCCATGATCAAGATGGGCAACGCCAACCCGCTCACCGGAAGCCAGGGTTAG